CTCCTTTTTATTTATCTTGAAATCAAATGGAGACTGAGTGATAGTGTAGTGAAATGTCATTTTCTTGAGTTTAGATTTCACATATCCTTCCCATTTATTccattatgaaaaataaaagtatGTTACAGAAAACGCAAAGGTAGTCATAAAGCACCCATTGTTCTAACCAGGGGATTGAATTAACAGATTATCAGGGTGAGGATTGAGGGGTTATAAACTCCTGGTGCAACTTTATAATTCATTACATATTATGAATAAAATAGCTTACTGTTTTTGTAATACAGCTACTGCTGTGATTGGAGATCTACTTATTTTACAACTGTGCTAGTTTTACTTGAAGTACAAAATGAGAGAAAATACGTCTGTCTCGAGGGACAGGAGCGAGCTTGATACGATTGGAAAATGTCCACATTTGGGAGCCGGGGGCCCAGATTGCACAGAGCAAACTAAATGTAGCATCCTTATTGGTGTGGACACAACGCGTTTGTACAAGAAGCGCTGGGTGATCGTGTTCCTGTTCAGCGCATACTCACTGAGCAACGCGTACCAATGGATCCAGTACGGGATCATCAGCAACATCCTGATAAAGTTCTACAACGTGGACGCCTTCGCTATCGACTGGCTGTCCATGATCTACATGCTCGGGTACATCCCCTTCATCTTCCCGGTGACCTGGCTCCTGGATAAGAAAGGGCTGCTGGTCACAGCGCTGCTGGCCAACGTGCTCAACTGTTGCGGGGCATGGATCAAAGTGGCCAGTGCCAAACCCAATTTGTTCTGGGTGACCATGCTGGGCCAGGCCGCAAATTCCCTGGCCGAGGTCTTCATCCTCGGCATGCCCTCTCGTCTGGCCTCGGTCTGGTTCGGCGCGGATGAGGTCTCCACCGCCTGCTCCATTGGAGTTTTTGGGAATCAGGTGAGTTGATGTCATATAGGAAACTGTCACTGTAATAGACATCGAatacatcctgtttttatttttgctgcAAAACGAAATAAACCATTATTTTATAATAGTTTATTTCCAATTTGGATTACATTGTACTTTGATACGCCTACTACCAATTGTATACGTATTCAATAACCAAGCTATTACAAAATCACGCATTGTATTTATTCAATAACTGTATTCATTCATCGAGTTTTTTACAGGATTGCTTTGAGACGTTTGAGTCTTACAAAATGGAAATAATATCAGTCCTGTATTATATTTTGGGTTTAATTTTCGTGACCAAACGTTCTGGTTAACGGTGCCGTCTGGTGGCCAGTTATATAGATTTTTGTTGGTGTTATTTCTAACTTTCCTTTTCACCACAAAGTTTGGCTATTTTTAATGTGTGAGGTGTCCCAGATCACAATGGATCATGCAGAAGGAAAGCTATAAgaacattttaaatgatatcaCTGGCAAATATGGTAAAAATTAAATCTATGACTCATGAAATAACATAATTGTTTATCTGAGTATTACGTATTCAAGCTTTTCACATTACCTTCACCTTTTACCTTTTAATTCTGATTGATTTAGTGTAATCATTTTTCTTTAGGTGTCGATTGGCCATTCAATCCCTATTTATTCCATCCTGAAAATACAAGTACATCATAGCAAACACAAAGGCAGTCACAGTGCAGCCATTGTTGTTATTGGATAAGCAGCTTAACTGGGTGATGACTGAGGAGACATTAGCCAAACAAAACTCCTGCTATGAAGTGCAACCTTATATAATCAATTAGATTtgaatgttgaatacaaaagcattgccaATCTGAATGATAGCCTTAGCATATACAACTAAAACGGGTAAAGATAAGAGCAAACCAAACATCAATCTCTCTATTGGGTTGGCTTTCTATGATCTGTTTCCTCTGTGATGACTTAGGTGTGTGTCCCTACAGCCCCTGTCCTTTCTTTTCTCAGCAACTGGGTGGAGAAACACTCGGGTCAgcctgtgcctgtgtgtgtgtgataaaagGATTTCTCAGACAGCTTAACTATCCCGAGCTTGTGCAGAGCAGGTCGCTCCTTTCCATGCATTTTGAGTAGTTTCACTGTTTGTAGTCCTAAAAGTGAATGGTGTTTTGACTCACATGGCAAGAGATTTATCatagatcttttttttattgtcaCTAATGGGGCAGTTCAAAGACCCTTGAAGTAGGTTACTGCTGTGGTGAAAGATTTCATTACATTCCAAGGGCGCACTTTTCACTTAAAGTGGAACATGGAAGAAAATACGACTGTGTCGAAGGACAGGAGTGCGCTTGATGCGATTGGAAACGGTCCACATTTGGGAGCCGGGGGTCCAGATTCGGCGGAGCAACTTAAATGCAGCATCCCTATCGGTAACGGAGGCTCTGTGGACACCACCCGTTTGTACAAGAAGCGCTGGGTGATCGTGTTCCTGTTCAGCGCATACTCCCTGAGCAACGCGTACCAATGGATCCAGTACGGGATCATCAGCAACATCCTGATAAAGTTCTACAACGTGGACGACTTCGCTATCGACTGGCTGTCCATGATCTACATGCTCGGGTACATCCCCTTCATCTTCCCGGTGACCTGGCTCCTGGATAAGAAAGGGCTGCGGGTCACATCGCTGCTGGCCAACGTGCTCAACTGTGGCGGGGCATGGATCAAAGTGGCCAGTGCCAAACCCAACTTGTTCTGGGTGACCATGCTGGGCCAGGCCGCAAGTTCCCTTTCTCAGGTCTTCATCCTCGGGATGCCCTCCCGCCTGGCCTCGGTCTGGTTCAGCGCGGATGAGGTCTCCACCGCCTGCTCCATTGGAGTTTTTGGGAATCAGGTGAGTTAATCTGAAGAAGAGTCACTAATACCTCTGATAAATCATGTTTAATTATGTTTAAAAACCATCAgcataataattatgttgtctttttaaaattaaattacTATAGTCGACCATAACCTGGCTGGATTGAGGAATTTGGGCAAATGGTTGACTAAATTATCTATTTGATTAGAAAGAATAAATTGTCTCTAATACAAGTTTAATTATGCATTACCTGTCTTTGCTTACATATTGCTGCAAATTACCAAACAAATCTGCAAATATACCGATTAAATGCATGCAGTGAAAGTGAAGGTTTTGATGGCCCCTgtgcagggccgccttaatgcacgggctgacctgggctgaagcccaggggcctacggagatcaggggccgatcatgagccaataaaaaagtttaaaaaaaacatttaattaaaaaaaaaaagttttttatttcggatgtttttacaaaacatttaaataaacaaagtcttggctttcagaatataaaacttttatttccaaaatcacacgataaatacatttttgaagcttgtaaagggaagatgacagctctcactcgccactcactcctcctccctccggctgacattatgaaggtaggcgtatagtaatcatagataacacggcagggtccgttacagtttgttttcatctggtttcaaataaacaaagtcttggctttcagaatattaaaattgtttcggcaaattcagataaatacaactttgaagcttcggcataattacaagcggagaacggagtaacttgacgtcacagcaggcataacaacagccggtgtttctcgtgagtatTTTcaccgggaaacaaacacaatacacacaaacgcaaaaatacacaaacacacacactcgcaagctTCCCCGAGaaaagtaatccaaacgaaaatatcttccctccgtagtattttgataatttgctccgctaatcaatcagatcgatggattccagagatgactccgtaacagtccgtgggcaccacttaacagccaatcagaatgagaatatgtttcacatgtgacttattcaaattgcgagtgattgagtgacagatgaaggttgtttaggagaaaaagtttgagaagaaaaagtttgagagtggcgctcgggaaaggaaattgttgagggaaaaggagtttcgagacaagcagctattacaaaaaatgccgaagcttacaggttattttaaacctgtaggccaggatgaggaggaaggacagatgagttttGTACCGAGCGgtagcggtgccggccgcggggcctcggagccaagtaggccgtctggttctgatagcgatggagtagcgggagaggaaaaacagacaggagggacattatctgttggaggagatgagaggacgacgaggacttgctacgtggaggggagccaacggcaaccggacagatacatgagggaggcccgatacgtcactcatctggaggagaggaccaggcgcgcgcagagcagagtggagaagtgcgatcacagagcctgccgaggctataaatgactttcatttgttgtttaaatagggggcctacaaaacctatcagccccagggcctgatggcaggttaaggcgggcctgcCCCTGTGGGTCAGTGGGCCCCGGAGCAGAAGCTTGAGAATACAATCCGCCTGTAGCCCCTTACTGTGCGTTATggtctgctgtgataaaacataATAAGGTCATTTGTGGTGtccaaaacaaatattaaagatGGCTAAAcgaagtgtgtgcgtgtgtgtgtgtgtgtgtgtgtgtgtgtgtgtgtgtgtgtgtgtgtgtgtgtgtgtgtgtgtgtgtgtgtgtttaactaAAGCTATCACCCTGCTGAACTTTGGCCCTGAGCACATTTGTGTTTCCCTCCATACAGTtgccaattaaaaaaaaagatataggttgtagttactttccaccacaaACCAGCTGTTTCAAGGAATCATCATAGGAAAAatacaaacatgttttaaagcCAAATTCCAATGCTGTAATCACGGAAGTTGGTCAATATGTTTTGTCACGTCACCAACCAAATCACTGGTGACGTGCACACCTTCGCCATCTTTTGCTGGAAGCATACTTTATGACAGTGTTGCCGTGCTCCAGGTATGGTAAACAGACGGTTATCTGAACTATTACGTACGGTTAGACGCGAAAATAGTTTAAATTACCGGGCTGTTTGTTTCTTTAACCTACTGCTCATGTTCACATTTCGTCACGTTAGATACGCGTAAATGGACCGCGAGAAAGTTAATGCCGAAAATGTTCAGATATGAGACTAGGATTGTTTTACGGCCGGGTTATCTGCTGACGGTAAGCGTTTTATTGCGGTTGTTTTCATAGTTTTATGGAACGTAACAACGAAGCAATCTCGGTTTGACAACTGTAGGCTACTGTGCCTCCCACTATATCCAGACACTGATCCTGAATCATTGACAGCATATCGACGTGCCACAGTTTTTCCTTGAGGACGCCTGGGAGTAACGAAGTGAATTCGGGGTTGCAGTTTGAATTTCATGAAAGTCtcagttttgttttagtttttcgTTCCATTTCTCTTTCCATGAATGGAGTTTTCCTCGCAGAGGAAGTGTAGCAACAGAGAGCAGGACATCGGGGGGAAGTTACTTTTAGGTTGTGCATTCGTCAGGCATTCACAGCGTTGTCCGTCACTCGGTTCCACAGACTGTTGGCAGCCACAGGTCAGTTTTGGAGCAGTCAATACAGTCATGTTTGAATGACAAAAACCATAGACTATCAAAGGTTATTTTCTATATTTCTGTGCTATTTTGCCCATATAAGTGACAATTTGTGATTTCGAATCATTAATAGACtctatttaaatatttaaatagaAGATAATTGACCTTCAATAGATTCCATACCATGTCAGTGACTCCAAATCACTGCGTAATTGTGTTACTACACTGGAAAACTAGGGctatttatattttacatttgtttatatTGTTGTGAAAGTAAGGCATTTTCTCTATTGGAAAGTCTTATTTACCTTTAAACAGTTTACCTATTATGTGACCCATTGATTACAATTCAATTCCAGATATTTTTACTACACTGGAAAATGTGCAAAACACTTTTTAAGGGATTTTAGCACTTCTTCAAATGTTGTTGAATATTGTTATAACAATCTGCACTTTGCCTTACATCGCAATAAAACCAAGATGTTCTGTCTGACCGTACTACCATATATTCAAACTCAAACTTTCATATTCAAACCTGCTATAAAGATAGATGATGCAAGGAGGTGTGAATGAGAAGTTTTTTTCTCACATGACCCAAAATGTGTTAAAAACAAGAGGTTAGTTTGGTAACTGTTGGCTGATTTCAGAGCTTTCCAAAATTATATTCAAACTGCACCCCAGTTCCACTTCTgctaattcaaaaggacttggaAGGAATAATTGCCACAATGGGCAGATCTGGCAAACTTCATGTGATCATCATGACGTAGGAAGGACGAGTCAGAAAAACTGTCACGGTTTCTAACGAGCAACAGGCGAGGAGAAATGTTTGCTCTCCCCTCCAGTTGATGAATGCAACAGAAGCCTCAAGGAAAGAGGTTTCATAGGAGCAACATGAGTTCTCAGGATGAATCCCATCAGGACCTTTGCGATGATGGAGGCCTTGATTGTTCTCAAACAAGAAAACAGAGAACCGGTTTTGGAGAATACAGCCAGCTTGACAACAACAGCGACACCTCAGAGATTACGGACATGGACACTGTGCTTATCTTCCCTCGTATGGAGACCAAGTTGTACAAGCGGCGATGGCTCATGCTATTCATCTTCAGTGCTTACTCCATGAGCAATGCCTTCATGTGGCTGCAGTACAGCATCATAGGCAACATCTTCATGCGGTTTTACAACATTGACTCCCTGGCCATTGACTGGCTCTCCATGATCTTCTTCCTCACCTACATCCCCCTCATCCTGCCAGTCATGTGGGTGCTCGACAACCGAGGCATCAGGGACGTAGTGGTGGTGGGCGCAGCCTTCAACTGCATCGGGGCCTGGATCAAGACGGGAACAGCCCATCCAGGCATGTTTGCCATGACCCTCTTCGGCCAGTTTGTCTGTTCCATTGCCACAGTTTTTATCCTGGGTATCCCCTCCAGACTCGCATCCCTGTGGTTTGGGCAGCATGAGGTCTCCACCGCCTGTGCCGTTGGTGTTCTGGGAAACCAGGTGTGTCTCAGTTTGCTTTTCGTGCTAAAAACATCTTTGGCAGTGTGTGTAcgattttatgaacttttcatattGGTGTTAAGagaactgtatgtgtgtgtcagttGCCAGGAGAACATTCAATGAACAGACCTTGAGCAAATGTTTGCCTGGTGTAGCCTCACTGGTGTTTACTTGTGAAGTAAAAATGTGGAATGATGATTTTCTTTTACAGGGTTAGGGCTTTTTTCATTTAAGTAATTTATCTTAGATTTCAGTTACTTTCTCTCAATATACCTTCAGCATTGTGTAACCATTTCAATTGCATGTTGAGGAAATGGAACTTACATGCACCCAAGCACATTTTCTGCAGAAAAGACAATTGCTAGAAAATGCACAAATGTGCCCCTTATACTTACAATGGACTCTGCCAATGGCTATGTGAAAATTACTTTCCCAAACAAGAAGTAAGCAGAAATAACAGATTGTAGCTATATACTACTCTTAACATATGGCAGCCAATATCAGGCAATAATAGTGTGCCCGTGAACCGCCTGTTTCTGAACAATCCTGGAGGCTTTGCATAAATTATTAGTAAATTGAGATTATACTGAGTAAACTGTGTCCAtgctaaaaatactaaaatgtgTATTAAACCTGCTAGGTCATCTGAAGCTTGAAGTAAAGGAAAATCTGGGCATGTCATATCTGTTTcattttacagaaacaaaacgaCTTACAGAGATGACAACTCAAGAGGTTTTGCAGTTTTCCACAAAGGGAAGAATTTGGCTTCAAAGATAATTTTAGCTCTCAAAGGTTCTTTCTGTGAAAGCCAATGCAAACAAAAAAAGGATACGACACAGCTAGAACAGGTTATATATGTATGCCTTTTGATCACAGCAGGATCTTTAAGCCTTTACGTAAACATTAACCATCAAAAGAGGTCGGATCCCTCTTATGAAATGCACACCGGCCATTGTCCTTTTATACAATCTATGATTGTCACACATTTTCTTCTGCTTAGGTCCGGCTCTTCATCACTGAAGATGAAAGGACACATTGTTATTGATGTTTACCTTCTCACCACGACTTTATTCCTTTGAATCCGCTTCCTAAATCCGATGCTTCCATGCTGTAGAAGTTCACATATCCCCTTGAACGTTTACAAATTGTTTACATACAGTAAAATAAGTTAGGACTTCCATAAAGGCCTTTTAAGATCAGACAAATAAACACTGTGTGCCAAAAGAAACTTCATAAGAGGTCCTTGATTTGCAGCATGTGAAAAAGTTTTGGACAAGTTTTAGAGACTTACTTTACTTATCCAAAATGCAAAAAGATTTATCGATACAATGTATTTTCTTTGCTTTAGGTATGTTCATGTATTTGTACATGTAGTTCTCTACAGAGCTGACTACCCAGTTACAGTTTGAAAATGACCACAAGTTAAATTAACAATTCTTGCTAAGAGTAGCAAAGTTGTAAGTGTATGATATACTATGCTATTTATAGGGGCTGCTACATTAAGAGGACTGAAGGGGGTCTGCTATTTTTCTGTGAATACTGTTCACAGATTtgttttacttgaggaacatgtCCATTTCCCTCTCTTGCTTTTCCCCTAGAGCGGAGGGGCTTCAACTGGTGTCCCCTCTGGAATGTTTTTGAGGCCAGGCACTACTCATGGTATTGAAATGTGGAGGTTGTTGGAGGAGGTTTAGTATCTGAAGAAGTCAAACAGATATTGTATCTTCGTGTCAGGCACATGTCCCAAAATATGACCCCTTCCATTAGCTGTACTAAGATATAGTCTTACGTTTTGGAAAATACTCAAAAATGCAACTtagttatgctaagctaagttaAGTGTTGTAGGACAGCTGTTTTTGTGCAAATATCCTACTACCTCTCCCCCTTTGACATATTTTGAATGTTATTACTACATATAGTTAATTAGTGTATTCACAATAGCGAGTAGTCATTACTCACAAAGCTTTTGTTGCATACTTTTTTTCCTCAAGACAGgcttaaaaaactaaaacttTAACTTTTCTGGAATTATTTTCTAGTTTTTTCTTTATTTCCCACTTTTTTAATAATGATCCACATTTCCTGTGTGTTCAGGAGGCAGCATAAcacatgttttaatgttgtgCCTCTCACCTACAGATGGGTATTGCCATTGGGTTCCTGCTCCCGCCCATCCTTGTGCCGAATGTGGACGATGTGGATGAGCTGGCGTACTACATCAGGATCATGTTCTACACCAGCGCAGGGGTGGCTACCCTCATCTTTATCCTCGTGGTCATTGGTAAGAGATCCCACCCACCGGCTCATAGAGGCAGTCAGAGGTGTCAAGGCTCTTTGCTCATTCATGCAATAATGACCCACTGCAAGTCCCTTTCAATGTCATATAACTCCCACAGTCacttgaggaaaataaatgaaaatgtgaaGTCATTGCAGCATTATCAATGACAATCTTTGATgacattgtaatgttttttttagatGACAACTCAGGTGATTCTCTGTAGGGTTTCTGCACCATTAGAGTTGAACGTTTAACACACCATTCATTCTTTTATGGTCGAGCTGTAGGGCTCCTCGGGCAGCACTGCTGTCTCCTTGAGATGTGCTTTCTACTGAACACTCAGCCGCATCACAGTCCGCTGGATGAGCAGCTGCAGTAATCGCTGTAATTGTTAATCTTTTGAGGAGATGTGTTCAGACACGGATGTGAAATACATGCAGGCACTCAGGGAGCCATCATCAGCTCTGTTAGACTCTCTTTTCACCTCCAACACCGACAGTAAGAGACACATGCTGAAGCTGAATCACAGGATGCACTTTATTATAAGGGAGATGTTTACAGGCTCTATGTGATATTACCAAGCTGGTAAATTATCAGGCCAAAACAAATTCAACAGTTTGAACATACCCATGCCGTGTAAGGAGAATAATTCTAACAGTTTTTCTTATTTGGAAAAAACATGGAATACACGTGTGAAGCAGCTGACAGTGCCtgttgtaaaaaaaacatttatttactcTTTATTACCCAGTTATGATAAAAGTGGGCCAATTGGCAATAAAGGCAACCTGCTGAAGTAAAATATGAAATGGTTTATATTGGTAAATATATACAGACTCCTCTAGTCCTCAAGGAAAATGTTAACCTACCATCAACATATTAAAACTATATTAGATTGAAAAGGGCTCCGGGCTGGGATTatgataacattttatttaacctttgAAAAGGTACAGCGTGGTTATCGACGATAAGGAATTAACACAAAGGTTATTAATTTACTTGGAGAGTGAAATATCTTCTgcgaacaaacaaacacaaactccTATTACTTATCCACCTCTAAAATGTAACCTTCAGCTTCACTCTGGGCCATACCTCAGTTGAAGAGACGATGCTATATCAAAACAAGTTGATACAAAAAAATACACAAGTAGCTTCCTAACTTCCTGAAACATTGTGTTTGTCTTCCAGTGTTTCAGGAGAAACCAGAGCTCCCCCCCTCCCAGTCGCAGGTTCAGGCCAGGAGCACCCCCCCCGAGGAGAACTCGTACATGTCCTCTATCTTGAGGCTGCTGCGCAACAAGTCCTTCATGCTCCTGATGGTCTCCTATGGTGGGTCCCTTCCTCTTGCTTTAATCTTTTACTTCCACAAACAAGGCACTAAATACATATTGTCTCAAGAAAGAGGACTGTTGGTCTTTTATTTTCCTCTGATGTTTATCCGAGGCTGCCACTAAGTTCACTCAAACAAAGACCTCATATTTTTGACA
The sequence above is drawn from the Pseudochaenichthys georgianus chromosome 22, fPseGeo1.2, whole genome shotgun sequence genome and encodes:
- the flvcr2a gene encoding choline/ethanolamine transporter flvcr2a isoform X5, which translates into the protein MEENTTVSKDRSALDAIGNGPHLGAGGPDSAEQLKCSIPIGNGGSVDTTRLYKKRWVIVFLFSAYSLSNAYQWIQYGIISNILIKFYNVDDFAIDWLSMIYMLGYIPFIFPVTWLLDKKGLRVTSLLANVLNCGGAWIKVASAKPNLFWVTMLGQAASSLSQVFILGMPSRLASVWFSADEVSTACSIGVFGNQMGIAIGFLLPPILVPNVDDVDELAYYIRIMFYTSAGVATLIFILVVIVFQEKPELPPSQSQVQARSTPPEENSYMSSILRLLRNKSFMLLMVSYGLNVGCFYSISTLLNRMIIDQYPGEEVNAGRIGLTIVVAGMAGSLICGIWLDKTKTYKQTALAVYVLSLIGMVIYTFTLNLGYLWVVFVTAGTLGFFMTGYLPLGFEFAVELTYPESEGTSSGLLNCSAQIFGIIFTISQGKIIDRWGTFAGNIFLCIFLLIGSILTGLIKSDLRRQKANLQQAEVRTVSVTYRLCDIGEGLRGHSNRPLATAILT
- the flvcr2a gene encoding choline/ethanolamine transporter flvcr2a isoform X1 produces the protein MQQKPQGKRFHRSNMSSQDESHQDLCDDGGLDCSQTRKQRTGFGEYSQLDNNSDTSEITDMDTVLIFPRMETKLYKRRWLMLFIFSAYSMSNAFMWLQYSIIGNIFMRFYNIDSLAIDWLSMIFFLTYIPLILPVMWVLDNRGIRDVVVVGAAFNCIGAWIKTGTAHPGMFAMTLFGQFVCSIATVFILGIPSRLASLWFGQHEVSTACAVGVLGNQMGIAIGFLLPPILVPNVDDVDELAYYIRIMFYTSAGVATLIFILVVIVFQEKPELPPSQSQVQARSTPPEENSYMSSILRLLRNKSFMLLMVSYGLNVGCFYSISTLLNRMIIDQYPGEEVNAGRIGLTIVVAGMAGSLICGIWLDKTKTYKQTALAVYVLSLIGMVIYTFTLNLGYLWVVFVTAGTLGFFMTGYLPLGFEFAVELTYPESEGTSSGLLNCSAQIFGIIFTISQGKIIDRWGTFAGNIFLCIFLLIGSILTGLIKSDLRRQKANLQQAEVRTVSVTYRLCDIGEGLRGHSNRPLATAILT
- the flvcr2a gene encoding choline/ethanolamine transporter flvcr2a isoform X4, with product MQQKPQGKRFHRSNMSSQDESHQDLCDDGGLDCSQTRKQRTGFGEYSQLDNNSDTSEITDMDTVLIFPRMETKLYKRRWLMLFIFSAYSMSNAFMWLQYSIIGNIFMRFYNIDSLAIDWLSMIFFLTYIPLILPVMWVLDNRGIRDVVVVGAAFNCIGAWIKTGTAHPGMFAMTLFGQFVCSIATVFILGIPSRLASLWFGQHEVSTACAVGVLGNQMGIAIGFLLPPILVPNVDDVDELAYYIRIMFYTSAGVATLIFILVVIVFQEKPELPPSQSQVQARSTPPEENSYMSSILRLLRNKSFMLLMVSYGLNVGCFYSISTLLNRMIIDQYPGEEVNAGRIGLTIVVAGMAGSLICGIWLDKTKTYKQTALAVYVLSLIGMVIYTFTLNLGYLWVVFVTAGTLGFFMTGYLPLGFEFAVELTYPESEGTSSGLLNCSAQIFGIIFTISQGKIIDRWGTFAGNIFLCIFLLIGSILTGLIKSDLRRQKANLQQAEVRTVSVKSHG
- the flvcr2a gene encoding choline/ethanolamine transporter flvcr2a isoform X2: MQQKPQGKRFHRSNMSSQDESHQDLCDDGGLDCSQTRKQRTGFGEYSQLDNNSDTSEITDMDTVLIFPRMETKLYKRRWLMLFIFSAYSMSNAFMWLQYSIIGNIFMRFYNIDSLAIDWLSMIFFLTYIPLILPVMWVLDNRGIRDVVVVGAAFNCIGAWIKTGTAHPGMFAMTLFGQFVCSIATVFILGIPSRLASLWFGQHEVSTACAVGVLGNQMGIAIGFLLPPILVPNVDDVDELAYYIRIMFYTSAGVATLIFILVVIVFQEKPELPPSQSQVQARSTPPEENSYMSSILRLLRNKSFMLLMVSYGLNVGCFYSISTLLNRMIIDQYPGEEVNAGRIGLTIVVAGMAGSLICGIWLDKTKTYKQTALAVYVLSLIGMVIYTFTLNLGYLWVVFVTAGTLGFFMTGYLPLGFEFAVELTYPESEGTSSGLLNCSAQIFGIIFTISQGKIIDRWGTFAGNIFLCIFLLIGSILTGLIKSDLRRQKANLQQAEVRTVSPTGSVTSGKDYGATATVHWQRQS
- the flvcr2a gene encoding choline/ethanolamine transporter flvcr2a isoform X3, giving the protein MQQKPQGKRFHRSNMSSQDESHQDLCDDGGLDCSQTRKQRTGFGEYSQLDNNSDTSEITDMDTVLIFPRMETKLYKRRWLMLFIFSAYSMSNAFMWLQYSIIGNIFMRFYNIDSLAIDWLSMIFFLTYIPLILPVMWVLDNRGIRDVVVVGAAFNCIGAWIKTGTAHPGMFAMTLFGQFVCSIATVFILGIPSRLASLWFGQHEVSTACAVGVLGNQMGIAIGFLLPPILVPNVDDVDELAYYIRIMFYTSAGVATLIFILVVIVFQEKPELPPSQSQVQARSTPPEENSYMSSILRLLRNKSFMLLMVSYGLNVGCFYSISTLLNRMIIDQYPGEEVNAGRIGLTIVVAGMAGSLICGIWLDKTKTYKQTALAVYVLSLIGMVIYTFTLNLGYLWVVFVTAGTLGFFMTGYLPLGFEFAVELTYPESEGTSSGLLNCSAQIFGIIFTISQGKIIDRWGTFAGNIFLCIFLLIGSILTGLIKSDLRRQKANLQQAEVRTVSKATAELEAAVPPPALLKEGK